The Halorubrum salinarum genome segment GGAGCGCGTCGAGCGCCTCGCGTGCGGCCCCGCCGAGGAGGAGGTCGGCCGCGAGCGCGCCGGCGTCGGCGACGACGCGCGCCGGACTGGGGTCGGGAGGCTCGGGGACCGCGTCGCCGCCGGAGGAGTCCCCGGCCGCCCGCGCCGCTCGCACGTCGTCGAGGGCGCGCCGCATGTCCGCCTCGTCGCGGTCGCCGCCGAGCGCGGCCGCGCGCTCGAACAGGTCGCCGAAGGTCATGTATCCCGGTCGGCGCCGGGGGCGTATCGTCCTTGCGGCCGCGGCCGGGCAGAGCGCGCGGCCCGGCCGGGTCCAGCGAGCCCGGACGTTATTTGTCGCTCGGATCGAACCCGACGGCGTGAGCGACCGATCCGCAGCCGACCCGACCGTCGCCGTCCCGCAGGTCCCGGTCGACGACCTCCGCGTCGACGTGAACGCCGACCGACTCCGGCGCCGCGCGGCCGACCTGCCGACCGGGGTCGACCTCGCCGTCTTCCCCGAGTACGCGCTCACGGGGTTCGCGGCCGACGAGCGACTCCGCGAGGCCGCGCTCTCCCGCGACGCCGCGCGCGAACGGCTCGAATCCGTCGCGCGGGCGGCGAACGCGGCGGTGATCGCGGGCTACGCCGAGCGCGACGGGGAGAGCGTCTACAACGCGACCGCGTACGTTCCCCCGCCGGACCGCGGCGCGGACGGCGGACCGACGGACGAAGCGCGCGACGGCCCGGGCGGGTTCGCCGTCTACCGCAAGCGACACCTGTGGGACGACGAGGCCGAGTGGGTCGAGCCCGGCGAGGAGCGCGCCGTCGTCGAGACGGCCGCCGGACCGACCGGCCTGCTGACCTGCTACGACCTCAACTTCGTCGCGGAGAGCGCGTGGTTCGCGGAGCGCGCGGTCGACGCGCTCGTCGTCGTCGGCGCGTGGCCCGCCGACCACGTCGCCAACTGGCGGCTCCTGTGTCGCGCCCGCGCGCTCGACGGCGTCAGGTGGGTCGTCGGGGCGGGCCGCACCGGGAGCGCCGGCGGCGGGCGCGTGCCGGACGAGGCGGCGTACGCCGGCAACTCCCTCGTCGCGCGCCCGGACGGCGCGGTCGCGGCCGAACTCGACCGGGACGCGTCGACGCTGACCGCGACGCTCGACCGCGAAACCCTCGCCGCGCAGCGAGACCTCGTCGGCGCTATCGGCAAAAATAGAAAATAATTTTCTTATGTCGAAAAAGTAGTTTTCTCAGTAGGAACTATTAAGTGGGTCGCGCGCGTATACTGAGGTGAAATGAGTACCCAGAAGCAGGCCCGTCAGCGATACGGCGACGTTCACGAGAGCGAAGCGCTCCGCGTCCCCGAGGAGAAGGCCGAACAGCTCGTCGACGCGCTCAACAGCGACCTCGCGGCGACGTACGTGCTCTACCACCAGATCAAAAAGCACCACTGGCTCGTCGAGGGCGCCGAGTTCCTCGACATCCACGAGTACCTCGGCGAGGTCGCGGCCGACCTCGAAGAGGGCGCCGACGTGCTCGCCGAGCGCGCGCAGGCGCTCGGCGGCGTGCCGCTCTCGGGCGGCGCGAACTACGAGGAGCACGCGCCGGTGACCCCCGAGGACGCCGACGCCTACGACATCCGCACCTCGCTCGAACACGACCTCGAGATGTTCGGCGACATCACCGAGCAGCTCCGCGAGCACATCCAGCTCGCCAACAACCTCGGCGACTACAACACCGAAGAGCAGCTCCGCGACATCCTCGGCGACGTCGAGGAACACGGCCACCACATCGAGCACTACCTCGAAGACGACACCCTCGTCACGAGCGAGACGCTCGAATAAGCCGGCCGCGGCGGACCGCTTCCGGGCCGTTCCGGAGTCCGATCCTTCGACTTTTCTGACACCGCCGAGCGACGCCGCCGGCCGCGCTCGTGCCGACCGTGCTTCCGCTGACCGCGTTCCTCCCGACCGCGCTCCCGATCAGTCGAGGTCCGGCGCCCGCTCGCCGGCCGGAATCACGATCTCCAGCCAGTTCTCCTCGGGCGGGAGCGGACAGGAGAACGTGTCGCTGTACGCGCAGAAGGGGCTGTACGCGAGGTTGAAGTCGACCGTGACGGCGTCGCCGTCCTCGAGGTCGCCCTCGGGCTCCAGTTCCATGTACCGCCCCTGGTAGTACGTCTGCTGGCCGGTCGTCTTGTCGCGGAAGGGGACGAAGATGGCGCCGTCGTCGCCCGCCTGTCGGTAGCCCGCGAGCGTGTGCTCCTCGCCATCGACCTCGAACGCGAACGTGACGACCCGGAGGTACCGGACCGGGTTGCTCGCGGTCGTCTCCATCTCGACCGGCTCGGGGTCGTCGTGGACCGTGACCGTCGCCTCGACGCGGTAGTCCGGGTCCGGCGGGAAGTAGTCGAGCCCGTCGAACTCGTCGCGGTCCTCCGGCGGGATCGGCGACTGCGGGTGGTCGTCGAAGAACTCGTCTTTCTCCCGTCGATTCGCGCGGAGCCGCTCGGCGTAGTCCTCGCTCATGGCCGGACGGACGGGCGCCGGCGGTTTCAGGGCCGCGGTTCGGCCGCCCTCCCGACCCGCGACGCCCTCACAGCGCCTGGAGGTCCGCGAGGCAGTCGTCGAGGTCGCGGTTCGACGTGGCCAGCGAGACGCCGTCGACGCGGGCGAGGTCGGCGGCGTGGTCCCACAGGTCGCCGTCCTCGATGCCGTGGAGCACGACCGCGTTCGGCGTCGGGCTCACGACCCGCAGCGCCACGAGCGGCGACTCGCCGCGCGTCACCCGCGTGAACACGAGCGCGCGGTTCGTCGACTGGCCGTACAGCCGGTAGAACTCCTCGCTGGAGAGCCGCGTGATCGCCTGGATCGAGTCGATGACGGTGTGGCCGTTCACGTGGTCGTGGTCGCCGCGGACGACCTCCGTCGCGCCCATCGCCTCGTAGAAGTCCTCCAGGGGGACCGCCGTCGAGTACTCGCGGAGGTCGTGGACGATGTCGCTCTCGAACCCGGCCGAGAGCACCCGGGCGTGCTGGCGGAGGCGGCCGCCGCCGCGGCGCTCGTCGATGTCGAGCAGCCCCTCGACCGTGCGGCGGACGACGCCGATCCCCGGGCTCTCGCGGCGACCGCTCTCGTAGTCGGAGACGACCGACGAGGAGACGCCGAGCTGGTCGGCAAGTTCCGTCTGCGAGACGTCGAAGTCGGTCCGCCACTTCCGGAGGGTCGCCCCCGGATCGTCGCTCAGCGTTATCTCGCCGGCGATCCGGCGGGAGAGCTCCTCGCGTGCGTCGCTCATGGCGTGAACGGACGACCGAGCGCCGCAAAAGGGTACCGTTCGTCGCGCGTCGAACGCCCTCGACTCACTCCAGGTACAGCGAGTAGACGATGACCGCGAACCCGACCGCCGTGAGGAGGCCGTCGATGGCGATGCCGACGGTCAGGTTCGCGCCGATGATCTGGTGAGAGACGCCGCCCAGCAGCGCCCCGACGGTGACGATGCCGAAGCCGACGCCCAGCTCGCGCAGCGACCGGTCGCCGGTCCGATCGTACGCACGGAGCGCGTAGTAGGTGATGCTGCCACCGAGCACCAGGATGGCGGTCTTTGCGACGATGATAGTCAGGTCGATGTAGGGGTTCATGTTTCCTCTCGTAGCTCCGACCACAGGTCGGCCAGTCGCTCGTCTCGGGTCCGCTCGGGCCGAGAGAACTCCACGTCGAACTCGCGGCGGTCCGCGTCGCCCTCCTCGCCGTCGTCGATCGAGACGGTGACGGCGTCGAACGACACCGAGTACCGCGTCGTGTGCTGCCCGTCCCGCCGGATGTCCGTCGACTCCGAGAGCAGGGAGGCGTCGGTGAGCTTCTCCAGTTTCCGGTAGGTCGTCGACAGGGGGATGTCGCACTCCTCGGAGAGCTCGCTCGCGGTCTTCGGCTCGGTGAGCGCCGCGACGATCCGACGGGCCGCGTCGTCGGCCAGCGCGTCGAGCACCTCGTCGACCGACGGCGGCTCCGGCTCTCGCGACGGGTCCCGCACCATGCGTGACGGTTCGGCCCCCGGAACTTAAACCATCGAACTTCGGTCCGAGCGGCGACCGATCGCACGAGGGCGCGGCCGACGACCGCCCGGAACCGTCGCAGGGTCGGCCCGCGCGACGCTGAAGTCGGCCCGCGCGATGCCGCCCGTTTTTGTACGGCCGCGGCGTACCGCGGGCCGATGGACACGTGGAAGCGGCGGGTCGTGTTGTACGCGGTCTTCCTCGGGGGGATGATAGCGTTCACCGCCGTCACGTATCAGTACGGGATGCGGGCGTACGAGAACGACCCGCGGACCCTGATCGAGTCGTTCCGCTTCGCGGTCGAGATGTTCTCCACCACCGGGTTCGGCGGCGACGCGCCGTGGCGGAGCCCCGAGATGAACGCGTACATCGCCGTGATGGACCTCGTCGGGATGGCGCTGATCTTCGGGGCGCTCCCCGTCGTCGCGACCCCGCTCCTCGAGTCCGCGTTCGCGACGAGCGTCCCGCGGTCGCTGGAGCCGGACCTGGAGGGACACGTCGTCGTCGCGTCCGACACCACGCGCTCCGACGCGCTCTTAGACGAGTTCGAGTCGGAGGACGTCCCGTACGCCGTCGTGGAGCGCGATCCGGACCGGGCGCTGGCGCTGTACGAGGCGGGCCACAGGGTGGTTCGGGCCGACCCCGAGACGACCGAGGGGCTCGAGAGGGCACGCCTCGGGGCGGCGCGCGCCCTGGTCACCGACGTCTCCGACCGCGTGGACGCGAGCATCGTCCTCGCGGCGAAGGAGCTGTCGACGGACGTCCGCGCGATAAGCGTCGTCGAGGACCCGAGCCGCGAGCGGTACCACCGGCTCGCCGGCGCGGACGAGGTGCTCTCCCCGCGGTCGCTGCTCGGCGAGCGCCTCGCCTCGAAGGTCACGACCGCGCTCCGGACCGACCTCGACGAGGCGGTCGCGGTCGGCGACCTGCGGATCGCGGAGATATCGGTCCACCACGGGAGCGGCCTCGCCGGGTCGACGCTCGCCGGCAGCGCCATCGGCGAGCGCACCGGCGTCGACGTGATCGGCGCGTGGTTCGACGGCTCGTTCGAGGCGGCGCCGCCGCCGGACGCGACGCTGTCGGCCGGGACGGTCCTCCTCGTCTCGGGGACGGAAGAGCAGGTGGAGCGGCTCGTCGACCTGACCAACTCGGCGGCCCGGCGGTTCGGCGCGGGCGAGACCGTCGTCGTTGGACACGGACAGGTCGGACGGACCGTCGCGAGCGCCCTCGAAGCGGGCGACGTCCCGGTGACAGTCGTCGACCGCGAGGACGGGGAGGCGATCGACGTGGTCGGGGACGCGACCGACCCGGAGACGCTGCGGGAGGCCGGCGTCACCGACGCGCGGACCGTCGTCCTCGCGCTCCCCGACGACACGACCGCCGAGTTCGCGACGCTCGTGGTCCGCGACCTGGCGCCGAACGTGGAGCTGCTCGCGCGGGTCGAGGACCCGGAGAGCGTGCCGAAGATGCACCGCGCCGGCGCCGACTACGTGCTCTCGCTGTCGACGGTGACCGGGCGGATGTCGGCGTCGGCCGTGTTCACGGACCGCGACGTGCTCTCGCTCGACACGCACGTCGAGGTCGTCAGGAGCGAGGCGTCGGTCCTGGCCGGCCGGACCGTCGGGCAGGCGGCCGTCCGCGAGACCACCGGCTGTACCGTCATCGCCATCGAGCGCGGCGGCGACCTCATCACCGACGTGGGCCCCGAGACGCGGATCGAGCGCGGCGACGAGCTCGTCCTCGCCGGCACCGACGAGGGGGTCCGGTCGTTCGAGCGCGCGTTCGCCTGACCGGTTCGCGCCGCAGGTCTCGCCCGTGCCACCGCCTCCGCCGCCGATCCCGCCCGCGCCGCCGCTTCCGCCGGGCCGAGTCGAACGCTTCAAGTATTCGCTGGCTGTTCGTACCCGTATGAAAGACCAGGGACGCTCCGCGCGCAAGCGGACCGGCGGCCGACTCAAGCACGCCTCGAACAAGAAGCGCCACCAGCTCGGCCGCGAGCCCGCCGAGACCACGGTCGGCGAGACGCGACTCCAGTACATCGACTCCCGCGGCACGGACAAGAAGGTCCGCGCGCTCTCGACGAACGTCGCGCAGGTCGCCGACGACGGCGAGGTCAGCGAGGCCGAGATCGAGAACGTCGTCGACAACCCCGCGAACGTCAACTACGCCCGCCGGAACATCGTCACCAAGGGCGCCATCATCGAGACGTCCGCCGGCCGCGCCCGCGTCACCTCGCGCCCCGGACAGACCGGCCAGGTCAACGCGGTCCTGCTCGACTGAGCCCGCGCCCTTTCTGAAGGTATTTCCCCCCGCACGCCCACCAGCCACGCGTGTACCTCGGCGTCGACGAGGCCGGCAAGGGGCCCGCCCTGGGACCGATGGTGGCGGCGGCGGTGCTCGCCGACCCCGCGAGCCTGCCGGCCGACGTGGACGACTCGAAGCGCGTCGCGCCGGCTCGCCGGGAGGCGCTGGCCGCGGCCCTCCGAGACGACCCGGCCGTCGCCGTCGGCGTCGCCCGCGTCGAGTCCGCCGAGATCGACCGGCCGGACACCGACATGAACACGCTCACCGTCCGCGGACAGGCGCGGGCGGTCCGGGCCGCGCTCGCCGACCGTCCCCCGGAAGTCGCCGAACCGGTCCGCGTCGTCGCCGACGCGGGCGACACCAGCGAGGAGCGGTTCGCGGAGCGGCTCGCGCGCTTCGTCGCCGAGGGCGGCGAGGCGGACTCCGCCGCGGGGGCCGACCGCGTCCCGTCGGTCGACGTGACCGCCGCCCACGGCGCCGACGAGGACGACCCCGTCGTCGGCGCGGCGAGCGTCGTCGCGAAGGTGGAGCGGGACGCCGCGATGGCCGCGATCGACGCCGCGTATCCAGCGTACGACGACCTCGGCAGCGGCTACCCGAGCGACCCGGCCACCAGGGCGTTCCTCGCGGCGTACGTCGGCGACAACGGGGCGCTGCCGGGCTGTGCGCGAGCGTCGTGGGCGACCTGCGAGGACGCGCTCGCCGCCGCCGAGCAGTCGGCGCTCGACGAGTTCTGACCGCCGCGCCGAGGAAAATCAGGTCCGACCGCCGCGCCGAAGAAAAATCGGATTTCGCCCGCCGCGCGGGCGCCGCGGGATTCACCGCCGCGTCAGAGGAAGAATCCCTTGAACGCGTTGATGACCGCCCACTTGAGCTGTTCGATAGGCTGGCCGCTCTCGCCGCTGATGGCGATGTCGTCGTTCGCCACCGCGTCCCGGAACGCCGTCGCCGGGTCGTCGGCGTCGACGATCCCCCGGATCGTCTCACGGTCGGTCGTTATCTTCCTGACGGCGTCGTCGCTCGGGCTCTCCGACAGTCCGGTGATGCGGTTCCGGTCGTCCATCGTCACCGCGTAGGTGACCGTCGAGTCGCCGTCCTCGACGTAGATGTTGCTGGTCCCCGCGAGGTTGATCGGCCCGAGGTTGATGCCGTCGACGTTGTCGTTGTACGTCGGCACCATCTCCTCCAGCGACTCGTACAGGTCGTCGCCCGACGACTGCGCGACCGCGCCGCCGGTGGCGGCGACGAGGGGCAGCAGCGCCACGGCGAGCACGAACGGACCGCGTGTGAGCTTCATTGCTACCGTGAGGCGCCGTGAGTATATAAACGGTTCAGGAGACCGCGTCTCCCGCCCGACGGGCGCGATTCCGCCTCGCGCACGCGGCAGCGCCGGCTTCAGAACAGTCCGGCCGCGAATCCGCCGACCGCCCCCACGAACGTCTCCCACACCGAGAAGCCGGTCGCGATCGCCAACACGGTGTCCGCGCCGAAGAAGGCGAACAACAGCGCGGATCCCAGGTGCGCGAGCCGCATGTCGATCCGGCCCGCGAACGTGTGGAAGAAGTACGCGTTCGCGAGGCTCACCGGGACGATCGCGAGCATCTCGCCGACCCAGATGGCGGAGGTCGCGCCGTACTGGACGCTCAGCCCGATGGTCACCAGCTGGGTCTTGTCGCCGAACTCGCCCGTCGCGGTGAGCGCGAAGATGGGCAGGAAGCCGCCGAGGGACCCGGAGTACCTGTCGAGCGGTCCGGGGAGCGAGAGCTCCTCGAACGGGTCGCCCCCGTCATCGTCGCGCTCGGCCGCGGGGGACGCGCCGCGCGGCGGCGCGGAGCGGTACAGGGCCGCCGCGAAGGCGAAGAACAGCGTCGCGGTCACGGCGTCGAGCGCGACCGGCGGGAGCGCCGACTGGAGCGCCCGGCCGAACGCGATCTCGACCGCGGTCCAGCCGGCGAACGCCGAGCTCGCGGCGGCGACGACGACCTTCGGGTCGTACTTCGTCGCGAGCCCGGCGATCATCAGTTGGACCTTCTCGCCGGGCAGCACCGCGAGCTGGGCCACGAGGGCGACGACGACGATCTCGGCGTAGCCGGGCATGCGTCACTCGCCTCCTCTCTGTCGGCGGGCCGGCGTGGGACCCCGGCCGACGCCGGCTCGGCTCACCTGACCGTCAGCAGGCGACGCAGGATGTCGCCGTACGCCGGGCGGGTGATCAGCACGCCGACCAGCACGCCGAGGACGGTGAAGATGGCGAACCCGGAGAGGTCGCCGAGCGACAGCACCATCAGCGGCGACATCGCGATGATGGTCGTCGCCGCCGCGGCGCCGATGACCCAGAACGCCCGCCGGAACCGGGAGTCGAACACCTTCCGGGAGTTCACGTCGCCCTCGCTCATCACCTCGTCGGCGATGATGACGAGGTCGTCGACCCCGGTCCCGACCACCGCGATGAAGCCGGCGATCACCGCGAGTTCGAGCGGGTAGCCGAGCAGCGCCGCGAAGCCGAGGAGCGCGTACACCTCCGTCAGCGCGGTGACGATCATCGGGAGGGCGACGCGGGGCTCGCGGTAGCGGAGGAACACCATTCCGGAGACGGCGAACACGGAGAGGACGCCGATGATCAGCGAGTACGTCCGGAAGTTCTCCCCCTGCGAGGCCGAGATAGACGAGGAGGTCCCTTCGCCGCTGATGTCGAGGTCGGCCGGGAGCGCGCCGGCGCGGAGGTTCAGCGAGATGGTCTGCGCCTCCGCGAACTCGCCGGTCGTGAGGCGGAAGTTCCCGGTGTCGGCCCACGAGCCAGCCGCCATGCTGTCGGCGAGGCCGGGGTCCATCCCGAAGGAGTTGACGACCTCTCCGTCGACGACGAGCAGGAGACACGGGTTCCGGTCGCCGTTCACCACTTCGATGTCACCGGTCTCGGGGTTGTACCCGCACCGGTCCGCCTGGGTCTGGTACGCGTCCTGGAACCCGCGCTGGGCGACGGCGTCTTGGAAGCTGTGCGCCGGCGACTGGCCGTTCTCGGCGGTGTTCCGGACGGTGACCGGCACGTACGCACCCGTGCCGCGGTCGCTCTGTGCCGCGGTCCCGATCTCCTCGAAGTCGTCCTGGATCAGCGCGCCCTCCTGAACGGCGGTCCCGTTGCCGTCGGGGTACGCGATGTCGATCCGGACGGTCCCGCGCTCTTCGAGGAGGTCGATAACCTCCTGGCGCCCCTGTCCGGGCACCTCGACGAGGATGAAGTACTCGCCGGTGATCGACTGGACCTGCTGGACGCTCCCGCCCGAGAGGCCCGCCTCGTTGATCTTCCCTTGGATGACCTCCATCGTCTCGTCGCGGGTCTCTTGGGTGACGCCCTCGCGGATGTCGCCGTACTCGTACCCGCTCGCGTCCATCGCCGCGCGGAACTGGGACTCGGTCACGGACGGCTCCGTGACCTCCACCGCGCCCTCCTCGGGGACGACGCCGACGTTCCGGACCGACGCGTTGTCGAGCTCGGCCGCGACCGCCTCGGCGACCGTTCCCGGGGTGTCACCCCCGAACGCCACGTCCGTCGCGGTGTATCCCGACAGCGGCGCGCGGACACGCGTCCCGCCGGCCAGGTCGAGCCCGTACTGGAGGTTCGTGATCCCCTGGCGGGCCTCGCTCGCGTTCTCGCCGGGCGCCGGCTCCGGCCCGAACCCGGGGCCGAACAGCGTCACCGTCGACCCGACCACGACGAGGACGAGCAGCAGGATCCGCCAGTTCTCCTTGATCGGTTCGAGCATTACCGGGCCACCCCCTCGAACTTGTACCAGCGAAGCAGCGAGACGTTCAGCAGGT includes the following:
- a CDS encoding potassium channel family protein; this translates as MDTWKRRVVLYAVFLGGMIAFTAVTYQYGMRAYENDPRTLIESFRFAVEMFSTTGFGGDAPWRSPEMNAYIAVMDLVGMALIFGALPVVATPLLESAFATSVPRSLEPDLEGHVVVASDTTRSDALLDEFESEDVPYAVVERDPDRALALYEAGHRVVRADPETTEGLERARLGAARALVTDVSDRVDASIVLAAKELSTDVRAISVVEDPSRERYHRLAGADEVLSPRSLLGERLASKVTTALRTDLDEAVAVGDLRIAEISVHHGSGLAGSTLAGSAIGERTGVDVIGAWFDGSFEAAPPPDATLSAGTVLLVSGTEEQVERLVDLTNSAARRFGAGETVVVGHGQVGRTVASALEAGDVPVTVVDREDGEAIDVVGDATDPETLREAGVTDARTVVLALPDDTTAEFATLVVRDLAPNVELLARVEDPESVPKMHRAGADYVLSLSTVTGRMSASAVFTDRDVLSLDTHVEVVRSEASVLAGRTVGQAAVRETTGCTVIAIERGGDLITDVGPETRIERGDELVLAGTDEGVRSFERAFA
- a CDS encoding carbon-nitrogen hydrolase family protein → MSDRSAADPTVAVPQVPVDDLRVDVNADRLRRRAADLPTGVDLAVFPEYALTGFAADERLREAALSRDAARERLESVARAANAAVIAGYAERDGESVYNATAYVPPPDRGADGGPTDEARDGPGGFAVYRKRHLWDDEAEWVEPGEERAVVETAAGPTGLLTCYDLNFVAESAWFAERAVDALVVVGAWPADHVANWRLLCRARALDGVRWVVGAGRTGSAGGGRVPDEAAYAGNSLVARPDGAVAAELDRDASTLTATLDRETLAAQRDLVGAIGKNRK
- a CDS encoding preprotein translocase subunit SecD produces the protein MLEPIKENWRILLLVLVVVGSTVTLFGPGFGPEPAPGENASEARQGITNLQYGLDLAGGTRVRAPLSGYTATDVAFGGDTPGTVAEAVAAELDNASVRNVGVVPEEGAVEVTEPSVTESQFRAAMDASGYEYGDIREGVTQETRDETMEVIQGKINEAGLSGGSVQQVQSITGEYFILVEVPGQGRQEVIDLLEERGTVRIDIAYPDGNGTAVQEGALIQDDFEEIGTAAQSDRGTGAYVPVTVRNTAENGQSPAHSFQDAVAQRGFQDAYQTQADRCGYNPETGDIEVVNGDRNPCLLLVVDGEVVNSFGMDPGLADSMAAGSWADTGNFRLTTGEFAEAQTISLNLRAGALPADLDISGEGTSSSISASQGENFRTYSLIIGVLSVFAVSGMVFLRYREPRVALPMIVTALTEVYALLGFAALLGYPLELAVIAGFIAVVGTGVDDLVIIADEVMSEGDVNSRKVFDSRFRRAFWVIGAAAATTIIAMSPLMVLSLGDLSGFAIFTVLGVLVGVLITRPAYGDILRRLLTVR
- the rnhB gene encoding ribonuclease HII, translating into MYLGVDEAGKGPALGPMVAAAVLADPASLPADVDDSKRVAPARREALAAALRDDPAVAVGVARVESAEIDRPDTDMNTLTVRGQARAVRAALADRPPEVAEPVRVVADAGDTSEERFAERLARFVAEGGEADSAAGADRVPSVDVTAAHGADEDDPVVGAASVVAKVERDAAMAAIDAAYPAYDDLGSGYPSDPATRAFLAAYVGDNGALPGCARASWATCEDALAAAEQSALDEF
- a CDS encoding DUF1684 domain-containing protein, whose product is MSEDYAERLRANRREKDEFFDDHPQSPIPPEDRDEFDGLDYFPPDPDYRVEATVTVHDDPEPVEMETTASNPVRYLRVVTFAFEVDGEEHTLAGYRQAGDDGAIFVPFRDKTTGQQTYYQGRYMELEPEGDLEDGDAVTVDFNLAYSPFCAYSDTFSCPLPPEENWLEIVIPAGERAPDLD
- the dpsA gene encoding DNA starvation/stationary phase protection protein DpsA, with product MSTQKQARQRYGDVHESEALRVPEEKAEQLVDALNSDLAATYVLYHQIKKHHWLVEGAEFLDIHEYLGEVAADLEEGADVLAERAQALGGVPLSGGANYEEHAPVTPEDADAYDIRTSLEHDLEMFGDITEQLREHIQLANNLGDYNTEEQLRDILGDVEEHGHHIEHYLEDDTLVTSETLE
- a CDS encoding helix-turn-helix domain-containing protein, which encodes MSDAREELSRRIAGEITLSDDPGATLRKWRTDFDVSQTELADQLGVSSSVVSDYESGRRESPGIGVVRRTVEGLLDIDERRGGGRLRQHARVLSAGFESDIVHDLREYSTAVPLEDFYEAMGATEVVRGDHDHVNGHTVIDSIQAITRLSSEEFYRLYGQSTNRALVFTRVTRGESPLVALRVVSPTPNAVVLHGIEDGDLWDHAADLARVDGVSLATSNRDLDDCLADLQAL
- a CDS encoding ArsR/SmtB family transcription factor, which produces MVRDPSREPEPPSVDEVLDALADDAARRIVAALTEPKTASELSEECDIPLSTTYRKLEKLTDASLLSESTDIRRDGQHTTRYSVSFDAVTVSIDDGEEGDADRREFDVEFSRPERTRDERLADLWSELREET
- a CDS encoding 30S ribosomal protein S8e; its protein translation is MKDQGRSARKRTGGRLKHASNKKRHQLGREPAETTVGETRLQYIDSRGTDKKVRALSTNVAQVADDGEVSEAEIENVVDNPANVNYARRNIVTKGAIIETSAGRARVTSRPGQTGQVNAVLLD
- a CDS encoding TMEM165/GDT1 family protein; amino-acid sequence: MPGYAEIVVVALVAQLAVLPGEKVQLMIAGLATKYDPKVVVAAASSAFAGWTAVEIAFGRALQSALPPVALDAVTATLFFAFAAALYRSAPPRGASPAAERDDDGGDPFEELSLPGPLDRYSGSLGGFLPIFALTATGEFGDKTQLVTIGLSVQYGATSAIWVGEMLAIVPVSLANAYFFHTFAGRIDMRLAHLGSALLFAFFGADTVLAIATGFSVWETFVGAVGGFAAGLF
- a CDS encoding DUF7521 family protein, whose amino-acid sequence is MNPYIDLTIIVAKTAILVLGGSITYYALRAYDRTGDRSLRELGVGFGIVTVGALLGGVSHQIIGANLTVGIAIDGLLTAVGFAVIVYSLYLE